A stretch of DNA from Nitrospira sp. KM1:
AACAACTCCGTTATTGTCAGAGATCTGCACCCGTGGCTGAAACCCCCCGACCGGAAGGAACGCGGGACGTGAGTGACCTTCAAAAAGATCATGGGTCACTGGCCTGGGAAGGACCGGATCGCCGTTCCCAACCGGCCTCCACCGCGCCCGGCGGCCGTGTGTCCGCTCTGCCGGGGCTGAACCCCGAACCCGAAAGACGAAAACGCCACCTGCGGCCGGTATGGATCGTCCTGCTCCTGCTCATGTCGTGTCTCGCCCTGACGTTCTACTACACACAAATGGTCGAGCCCGGCGGCGAGGATACGGACTCCTTCATCCTGCCGACCAGTTATGCGCTGGTGCTGCTGCTGATCAACCTCGATCTCATCGGGGTCGTCGTCCTGCTCTTGCTGCTGTCCAGAAATCTCATCAAGGCCTATTTCGAACGCCGGCACCGGATGCTCGGCTCCGGATTCCGCACAAAACTGGTGGCCGCCTTCATCGGATTTTCGCTGATTCCGACGGTGCTGCTGGCTCTGGTCGCGAGCGGGCTGGTGAACAAAGCCGTCGATGTCTGGTTCAGCGATCAGATCGATCGTGTCATGAGGGATTCCTACGAAGTGGCCCGCATGCAGCATGCGGGGCACATCACACTGGCCGTCAACAGCGCAAGGGCGATTAGCCAGGAAATCTATCGTGAGGATCTGCTCTTCCCCGAACAGCGCGATCTGCTGGTCTCGGCGATGGCGCGCAAGCGGGTGGAGTTTGGAGTGGCGGGCATCGAGGTGTTTTCATCCAAGATGGAAACGTTGACCAAATCGTTAGACCCGGAAGTGCCCCCTGGAGTCTTGGATCTACCAATCGGACAGCTCATTCTTCAGGCCATCAACGGAAAGCAGGAGACGAACACCGTCCAGGAAGCGCAGACCGGCCGTCTGGTCAGGGCCGCGGCGCCCATCGCGTTGAGCGGCCGCCGCGGCGAAGTGGGCGGGGTCGTAGTGGTCGATGCGTATGTGCCGGAGTCTCTGCTGGCCAAGATGGAAGGCATCGGCCGCCAGTATGAGGAATACAAACAGATCAAGGCGATGAAAAACCCGATCAAGGCCGGCGCCTATCTTTTCGTCGCCGTCATCACCGTCTTGATTCTTTTCGGAGCGACCTGGTTCGGGTTTTATGTGGCGAGGAGCATTACGGTGCCGATTCAACGGCTGGCCGAGGCCACGGAAGCCATCGCGCAGGGCGATCTGTCCGTCCGCATCGACGCGAAGGCGACCGACGAAATCGGGACGTTGATCGAATCATTCAACCGGATGACGGCGGATCTGCAGGGGAACAAATCGGCGATCGAATCCGCCAACCGGTCATTGCGGCAGAACAACCTGGAACTCGATCGACGCCGCGCCTATATCGAAACGGTCGTCGAAACGATTGCCGCCGGCCTCGTCTCGATCGACCGGAACGGCCAGATCACCAATTTTAATCCGTCCGGAGAGCGCATTCTTGGCCTTTCCGCGGACCGCTTCCACGACCGGTCGGCCAATGACGTGTTCAAGGAGTTCGGGCTCACGCTCTTCCAGACGCTCTACGACCGGATGCTGGTGGACCAGCGCGATGATCTGACGATGGACGGCACGGTCGAGGTCGAGGGAAAATTTCTGACGATCGCGCTGCACGGCTCGCGCATGAAGGATGAGTTGGACCAAGACCTCGGCATCGTGCTGGTGTTCGAGGACCTGACCGAATTGTTGAAAGCCCAGAAGGTCGCGGCCTGGCAGGAGGTCGCGCGGCGTGTTGCCCACGAAATCAAGAATCCGCTCACGCCCATTCAGCTCTCCGCTCAACGGATGCGGAAGAAGTTCTTCGAACGGGCGCCGGATTTCGAACGGGTGTTCGACGAGTCCACCAACGTCATCGTCAACGAAGTGACGAGCTTGAAACACATGGTGGACGAGTTCTCCAAGTTCGCCCGGCTGCCGGCGCCGCAGTTGGCGCAGCAATCGCTGCATGACGTCATCAACGAGGTGATTGCGCTCTACCGCGGGGCGCACAAGGACATTCAATTGCTCGTGACGCTGGACGACGATCTGCCCGCCCTCAAGTTCGACTGGGAGCAGATCAAACGCGTGCTCGTGAATCTCCTCGACAACGCGATTCAGGCGATGAACCAGAAGGGGCGGGTGTGGCTGACGACCCAGTACGACACGAAACGCCGGCGCGCGGTCGTCAGCATCGCGGACGAGGGGACCGGGATCGCCGCCGAGGATCAGGAAAAGCTGTTCGTGCCCTACTTCACCAGAAAGAAGACGGGGACGGGACTGGGGTTGGCGATCGTGCGGCGCATCATTACCGATCATGAGGGGCAGATCAGCGCGGGAAACAATCATCCTCGCGGAGCCTTGTTTACGTTTGAACTCCCGGTGTGATTCCACTGCCGGAGGGTGGCCCGTGATGGGCGGACAAGCCGGTGCAGTCAGTTCTTGGCGGAGGGGAAACGACGCATGTCAGCTTCAATTCTAGTCGTGGATGATGAAGAGGCCATTCTGTCCTCGCTGAGCAGCATTTTGCAGGACGAAGGATACGAGGTCGCCACAGCCAAAACGGGAGGGGAAGCGCTGAAGATCTTCACGATGGATCCCCCGGATCTGATGATCTTGGATATCTGGATGCCCGAAATGGACGGGCTCGAGACGCTCCGGCGGGTGCGGGAGCTGGTTCCCACCGCCCAGGTGATGATGATGTCCGGCCACGGGTCGATCGAGACGGCGGTCAAGGCGATCAAACTCGGCGCCTACGACTATATCGAGAAGCCGCTGTCGCTCGAAAATGTGACGCTGCGCGTGAAGCACGCACTGGAGCAGTATCGGTTGGAAGAGGAAAACCGCTCTCTTCGCACCAAAGTCCAGCGGAAGTTCGAGTTGGTCGGACAATCGGCGGCCATGCAGCAGCTTCGGCAATTGATCGAAACGGCCGGCCCCACCAACAGCCGTGTATTGATCGGCGGGGAAAATGGCACGGGCAAGGAATTGGTGGCGCGGGCCATCCATCTTCAAAGCGCGCGGGGCGACCGGCCGTTTGTCGCGGTGAACTGCGCGGCCATTCCCGAGACGCTGATCGAAAGCGAGTTGTTCGGCCACGAGAAAGGATCGTTCAGCGGCGCGACCTCGATGAAGCGCGGGCAGTTCGAGCAGGCCGACGGCGGCACGCTGTTCCTCGATGAAATCGGCGACATGAGCCTCAGCACCCAAGCCAAAGTCCTTCGCGCGTTGCAGGAACAGCAGTTCACCCGGGTGGGCGGGACGAAGCTGATGAAGGTCGACGTTCGGGTCCTCGCCGCTTCGAACAAGGATCTGTTCAAGGAAATCGATAAAGGCGCATTTCGTGAGGATTTATACTATCGCTTGAACGTCGTCCCGATCGAAGTGCCGCCGCTGCGTGAACGGCGGGAAGACATTCCGTTGCTCATACGGCATTTTTTACGCGTACATGCCGAAGAACAAGGGCTTCGGATGAAAGAAATCACACCGGAAGCCATGCATGTGTTCCAGCAGTACGAATGGCCGGGCAATATCAGGGAGCTCAGAAACCTGATCGAACGGCTCATGATCATGGTGCCGGGGTCCGTGATCGACACGCACCAGGCCGCCATGTCGTTACAAGGCCGCCAGCCGGCGGGAGGGGCAGCCGCTTCGAGCATCCCGGCGTCCATGCCTTCCGCCAATCCGGTGCTCTCCCAGACGTTCGATTCGCTTCGCGATGCAAGAAACGCGTTCGAAAAGGACTATATAGGACGCAAGTTGCGGGAGCATCACTGGAACATTTCACGGACCGCCGAGGATCTCAAGATCGAGCGGAGCCACTTGCATCGCAAGATCAAGCTGCTGGATGTCGAAATGAGGCCTGAGAGCTGAGTCGCTTCAGCTCGATGGCCGGAGTCCTGTTGGTCCGCTGTACGCCTCGCCGTCTCTTCGCTCCGCAACTCGTTGCGCTTGGCGCTCCCGCGCGAGCACAGCTTCGGACAATGCTCGCTACCGGCCTTCGGCCGTCGATCCGGCTCGGCTACATCGGGTGCAACAGGGCTCTGATGCCCGCTGAAAGCGACTCAGCTCCCCCTAGAGTTACTGTTGATGGAAATTTCTGGAATTCCACTCGGGCGCGACGTACGTCGCGTACCCTCGGTCAGTTCCAGCTTTCCTGCTCGGCAACGCCACGTGGGACCCCGCTTCTCCGGCGACGGTCGCGAAGAGCCAGGCAGGCTTTGATGTGTGAATTGGGGGGATGGGTCCGTCTCGGCGATATCAGAGCGTTATCGGGACCCTGCTGCTCGTTCGGCCGCTCAGCTTTCCACGAGGAGATGAAAAGTGTAAGAATCTCCCTTCTGGGCCACAGCCAGATTGTTGTTCTTGAAGGATGAAACGTATGTCCAGTGAACTGATTGCATCGACATCACATTCATCAATGACAGTAGACTATGGTGTGGAAACCTCTTTCTGAAGGAACTCGGGTTCGCCATTGCCATCTGAGCTTTGAAGGATGGATCGATGGACTAACTACCTGTCATGACAATAGCCGGATGAATCCAGACGGTAGGACTGCGTACCGTATTCGTATTCACGGGCAGAACAGGCGAGAACTTGCAGTACATGAAGAGCTTGTGAAATGCGATGACGAAAGTCTAATTTTTCTTTCTACGGAACACTTAATCGGACAAGTAATTGAAAGAAAAAGTGAAAATAAGAAGCAGAATGAGCTTTTGACACGCTGGGGTATGCTAATACCTTTGCCATATACAATTTGGGCGCTAGGAGAATATTGCCCTTCTAATCAAAATGATCCGGTCAAATGGGTTAACGACAGTGTGTGGTTTTCCAGTTTCGTAGGTATAGCAATGGATCGATTCTCTCCGAAATTGATTGAACTTCTGGGAGCTAAAGTGCATGTAGCTATTGTTCCATCACATGAGGCAGGTGAATATAATCCTTCCCTCCTAGCCATAGCGAGAGATCTTCAGGCACACGGGCATATTGACGTGAGTTCAAGCTTGGTGCGCTATAAGAGTGTCGAATCTTCTAGAGCCCGTAGACAGTGCGGGGTTCCAGGTAATGATATTGACACCCACTTAGATAGCATCAGGGTGGTAGATGTAACGAGAATTTCGAGAAAGGTAATTTTATTATTGGATAATGTTGTTACGACCGGAACGTCTTTTATCGCTTGCAGGAAGCTCTTGCTCGATGCAGGTGTTGCCGAAGTTGTCTGTTTGGCTTTAGGGAAAAATGGTGGACGAAAGATGCAAGAACCATCGAACACAGGTAGAAAACATTTAGTTATTCGTCGAAGCAAATGATCTACGAGGCTGCCTATTCTCTTCCTCACTGTTGAC
This window harbors:
- a CDS encoding PAS domain-containing sensor histidine kinase: MSDLQKDHGSLAWEGPDRRSQPASTAPGGRVSALPGLNPEPERRKRHLRPVWIVLLLLMSCLALTFYYTQMVEPGGEDTDSFILPTSYALVLLLINLDLIGVVVLLLLLSRNLIKAYFERRHRMLGSGFRTKLVAAFIGFSLIPTVLLALVASGLVNKAVDVWFSDQIDRVMRDSYEVARMQHAGHITLAVNSARAISQEIYREDLLFPEQRDLLVSAMARKRVEFGVAGIEVFSSKMETLTKSLDPEVPPGVLDLPIGQLILQAINGKQETNTVQEAQTGRLVRAAAPIALSGRRGEVGGVVVVDAYVPESLLAKMEGIGRQYEEYKQIKAMKNPIKAGAYLFVAVITVLILFGATWFGFYVARSITVPIQRLAEATEAIAQGDLSVRIDAKATDEIGTLIESFNRMTADLQGNKSAIESANRSLRQNNLELDRRRAYIETVVETIAAGLVSIDRNGQITNFNPSGERILGLSADRFHDRSANDVFKEFGLTLFQTLYDRMLVDQRDDLTMDGTVEVEGKFLTIALHGSRMKDELDQDLGIVLVFEDLTELLKAQKVAAWQEVARRVAHEIKNPLTPIQLSAQRMRKKFFERAPDFERVFDESTNVIVNEVTSLKHMVDEFSKFARLPAPQLAQQSLHDVINEVIALYRGAHKDIQLLVTLDDDLPALKFDWEQIKRVLVNLLDNAIQAMNQKGRVWLTTQYDTKRRRAVVSIADEGTGIAAEDQEKLFVPYFTRKKTGTGLGLAIVRRIITDHEGQISAGNNHPRGALFTFELPV
- a CDS encoding sigma-54 dependent transcriptional regulator, with translation MSASILVVDDEEAILSSLSSILQDEGYEVATAKTGGEALKIFTMDPPDLMILDIWMPEMDGLETLRRVRELVPTAQVMMMSGHGSIETAVKAIKLGAYDYIEKPLSLENVTLRVKHALEQYRLEEENRSLRTKVQRKFELVGQSAAMQQLRQLIETAGPTNSRVLIGGENGTGKELVARAIHLQSARGDRPFVAVNCAAIPETLIESELFGHEKGSFSGATSMKRGQFEQADGGTLFLDEIGDMSLSTQAKVLRALQEQQFTRVGGTKLMKVDVRVLAASNKDLFKEIDKGAFREDLYYRLNVVPIEVPPLRERREDIPLLIRHFLRVHAEEQGLRMKEITPEAMHVFQQYEWPGNIRELRNLIERLMIMVPGSVIDTHQAAMSLQGRQPAGGAAASSIPASMPSANPVLSQTFDSLRDARNAFEKDYIGRKLREHHWNISRTAEDLKIERSHLHRKIKLLDVEMRPES
- a CDS encoding ComF family protein produces the protein MVWKPLSEGTRVRHCHLSFEGWIDGLTTCHDNSRMNPDGRTAYRIRIHGQNRRELAVHEELVKCDDESLIFLSTEHLIGQVIERKSENKKQNELLTRWGMLIPLPYTIWALGEYCPSNQNDPVKWVNDSVWFSSFVGIAMDRFSPKLIELLGAKVHVAIVPSHEAGEYNPSLLAIARDLQAHGHIDVSSSLVRYKSVESSRARRQCGVPGNDIDTHLDSIRVVDVTRISRKVILLLDNVVTTGTSFIACRKLLLDAGVAEVVCLALGKNGGRKMQEPSNTGRKHLVIRRSK